From Xanthomonas sp. 10-10:
CTTGCCGAGTTCGGCATCGAAGGCATGGGCGTGGTGTCCACACCGGCCAACGAGGCGCACGCCACGCTCAGCCCGGATGGGCAACGCATCGTCTGGGCCAGCGACCGCGCCGGTGGCCCCGGTGGCTGGGACCTGTGGCAGGCGCATCTGCGCGGCGGGCGCTGGCAGGACGCGCAGCCGCTGCCGATCAATACCGCCCAGGACGAGATCACGCCGTTGTTCAGTGCCGATGGGCGCTGGCTGCTGTTCGCCTCGTCGCGGCCGGGCGGCACCGGTGGCAGCGACCTGTACCGCGTGCCGGTGGATGCGCAGGGTGGCCTGGGCGCGGTGCAATCGTTGGGCGCGGCGATCAACAGCCGCGGCAACGAGCGCGCGCCCAGCCTGTCGCTGGACGGCACGCACCTGCTGTTCGCCAGCGATGGCCACGGCGGCGCCGGCGGCATGGATGTGTTGGTGGCGCGCTGGGATGGGCGCGCGTTCACCGCACCTGCGCCACTGCGCGACATCAATACCGGCGCCGACGAACTGGATGCGGCCTGGCTTGGCGACGGGCGTGGCCTGGTATGGGCGCGCGGTGCAGTCGATGGCCCCAGCCAGTTGTTGCTGGCCACATGCAGCAACGGGCACTACGCCCAGGACCAGGCCTTGCCGCTGTCGTTCAACGGGCCGCAGGAGCGCACGTTCGGCGCGGTGGTGGATGCGGCCAAACCGGGCGAGCTGCTGGTCACCGGCAGCGCGCGCGCACCACGCGCGGGGCAACTGGATATCTACCGGATGAAGGCGCCGGCGGTGGAGGGAGATGCCAGCTGCCGTTGAAGGCGGATGGATGCGCAAACTCTTGCCAGGGGCTGCCTGGGACACGACTTCACGCCAAGCTGTTGCACAGCGGATGATCTGGGTCACGCTGCAGTGCGCTGATCTGCGGTGTGACTGCAGGGCTGCTGATCTGAGGCTTGGTCGCAGGGCCCTTGCGCGCCTACCATCGCAGGACACGCCGCAAGTACGTCCTGGTAGGCTCTTGCGCGGCATCCGTGCCGCGTAAGGTCCCGCGCCGGTAGGCGGACAAGGGCCAGTCGAGATGGTAGGTGTGCATGGTCAAAAGCGGGAGCGGCAGCAAGCGGGTCAGATGCAGCGGTGGTTGCATGATCCTTGTGATCTGGCAGACGTGGTCTGATTTCCAAAACTTTCCGTCGAAGGCGGGCAGTAAGTGGATGGGGTCTTCCCCCTATCGCTAATCGTCATCCACACATGCATACAAGCAGCCAGGCCGCTGCGTTAAGTCCTCTCGCTTAAGTTATCCCGCTTGTGCGGTTCCATCAGCGCACGACCAACTTGGCAGGCGTGATGTCCTTACCGGTTCCGGGACCCTTGGCGGCATGGATGCCGCCAAGGAGCCTGCATGGACGGATTCACGGCGTGTCCCGGAAGTGGTGAGGGCATCGCGCCCTCGATCAACCAGGCTTTCGATTCAAGCATCGGACCGCGCTTAGATGCCGCCATGGTTGGCAGCTAACAAAACCACCGCGCACGCTGCAAGCAGTGCATGGTCGAGACTAGCTAGGACGCAGCATATATCGGTCGTTCACCGCGATTTCTCCAAACCGCTCGCACCCGCTTAGCGGCCGCACGCCACGTTTTACTAGCCGCTCCAACGCAGCGATGCAGTGGCCATGACCGCGCTCAATACACATCGCGCCGATAACGTCCCGCTGCGGTCAGCGACTCCAGCCGCGTCTCGCCCAGCAAGTCGCGCAGCGTGACATCGACCTCACGCGCCATGCTATCCAGGCTGCCGCAGACATGGATCACCGCACCGCGATCGATCCAGTGGCGCAAGGCGTCGCCGGTCTCGCGCAAGTGATGCTGCACGTAGCGCTTGTGCGCCTGGTCGCGCGAGAACACCCGGTCCAGCTGCTGCAGATGGCCACGTGCATGCCAGGCCTGGAGTTCGTCGGCAAACAGACCATCGTGCGCGGCCTGCCGTTCGCCGAACAGCAGCCAATGCCCGTGCACGCCGGCCAGCTCGGCCTCGCGCAACAAGGCACGTAAACCGGCGATGCCGGTGCCGTTGCCGATCAATACCATCGGCGCCGCTTCGACGCGATGGAAGCCGGGATTGGTGCGCAACCGCGCGCGCACCGCCGCACCCATCGTCGCATGGCAGATCAGCCAGCCCGAGCCCAGCCCTGGGCTGCCATCGCTGCGGGCGGTCAGGCGCACCACCGCCGTGGCCACGCCATCGGCCGGCACGCTGGCCAGCGAATAGTCGCGCGTAGGCAGCCAGTCGCAGGCATCCAGCCAGGCCTGTGGATCGGGACACGGCGCTGGCGGCGCGGCCGGCGGCGGCGGCAGCACACGCTCGGCGGCGGCCTGATGCAGCGGCAGCAACTGCGCATCGACATGCACCAATGCATCGGGCGAAAGGCCCCACGCCGCCAGACATGCACGCACCTGCGCATCGGCGTGCGCAGGCTGCACCTCGAGGATATCGCCCGCCTGCCAGTGCGCCTGCAGCGATGGCTGCAGGTCGATGCGCCAGATCGGCGCCCCCTCGCTGCCCGGGTTGAGATGCGTGCGCGCGGACAGCGTCCACTGCGTCAGGCGCGGCCGCGTCAGCGCGACAGCGGCCACCGGCGCGCCGGCAATCTGCGCCAGCTGCGCATGCCATTGCGCAAGCGCCTGCGGGTCGGCGTTGTCCATTTCCACGGCGGGGAACAACGCGCGTGCGCCCTGCGCGTCCAGCCACTGCTCGATGCGCCGCGAAAATCCGCAAAACTGCGCATATTGGCGGTCGCCCAGTGCCAGTACCGCGTAAGCCAGCTGCGGCAAGGCGATGCGCTGGCGCAGCAGTTCGCGCTCGAATCCGCGCGCCGCGTCCGGCGGCTCGCCATCGCCGAACGTGCTGATCACCAGCAAGGCGTGCCGGGTGGCCTGCAACTGCGGCGCATCCACCTGCGCCAGCGCGCGCACCTGCACCGGCAGGCCGGCCGCCTGCAGATGCCCGGCCGCCTGCCAGGCCAGCCGCTCGGCAAAGCCGCTCTGGCTGGCGAAGGCGATCAACCACGGCTCGGCCTGCGAGGCCGGCGGCGCGCCCTGCAGCAGCACGCGTGCGGCGCGCAACTCGCGCTTCTTGCGGCGGCGATCCAGGTACAGCATCCAGCCGCTGATGAAGAACACCGACATGCCGATGCTCGCCAGCATCACCACGATGCGCCCCGGCAATCCGAAAAAACTGCCCGAGTGCAGGGGGAACATGCTCACCAGCCACTGCTGGCCGCGCGGCAACTGCGCGTAATCCTGGCGACGCAGCAAGGCGCCGCTGGCGGCGTCGATTTCCAGATTGTCGTAGGCGCGGTCGTGGTCGGGCCGGTCCGGCAAGAACCGTACGCTCATCGGCTGCCCGGCACGGGTGGGGACCCGCAGATCCAACGCGGCGTGATGGGTGCCCGGGATACCGTCCAGAGTGCGCTGCACGCGCGCGAAATCCACCGTCGCCGGCCGATGCTCGCCCCCGTCGCCGCGCATGGCCGGCTCCTTGCCGAGCAAGGCCACCATGCCGTCGCGATACCAGTCGTACGACCAGGTCAGCCCGGTCAGCGCGACCAGCAGGTAGACCAGCAGGCACCAGGTGCCGAACACCGCATGCAGGCTCCACAGAAAACTGCGCCCCTGCCGCCGCCATTCCACCGCCCACCAGGTCCGCAGGCTCCACCAGCGCCGCGGCCAACGCAGATACAGCCCGGACGCGCAGAAAAACAGCAGGATCAAGGTACATGCCCCGGTCACTGCCTGGCCGCGCTTGCCCGCAGTCAGATGGCGGTGCAGGTCTTCGATAAACGCAAACGCGCCACTCAAGCGCGGCGCGGCAACGCGCTCGCCGGTGTAAGGGTCGAAGTACACGCGCCCGCCGCCCTTGCCTGCCAGACGTGCGGTGGAAGGCCGCGCGCCGGTGGGGTCGATCAGCATGCGTGTCACCGCCTGCTGTTTTCCTGCATCGCGCGGAGTCAGGTCGAGCCGCTGCAACAACACATCCACTGGCAACGCGCGCTCGTCGGCGGCATGCCGCACGGCCAGCTGCGCGATGGCCGGGTTGGCCAGCCGCACGATTTCGTTTTCGAAGGACATCAGCGCGCCGGTCACGCCCATCACCGACAGCACCAACCCGGCCGTGATGCCGAGCAGCCAGTGCAGTTGGAACAGAACCGTCTTGAACACGCGCGAACAACCTGAAGCAGCAGGGCTCGCTATTGTAGATGAGAATCGTTATCGCAGTCGGCGCGCCTAGATCGATGGCGAATGCGTCGTCTTGCAGGCAGCCCTGGCCAGCCACGCTGCTTGCGCATCGCGATCAGGCGCCCGGTGGCCGGCCTGCGGCCCTAAGCCGGCGATGTGCCAGGAAATAGCAGCAGATCGCGTGGATCAGATCGAACCGCTACCGCGCACAACAGGCCGGCGCTGCCGGTCCGTGCAACAACGCGGAAGATCCGACACGACCATTGGATGCCCTCTTCACCGCATCGAATGCGCGTTGAGCGGCATCCACGAAAGATGCCACCACAACGCCTCTCACGCAGCACGTCTAAACGCGCTCAACCTTCGCGCAGCCAGCGCGCCACCTGCGGTGCGAAATAGGTCAGCACGCCATCGGCACCGGCGCGCTTGAAGGCCATCAGCGCTTCCAGCACGCAGCGGCGTTCGTCCAGCCAGCCGTTGGCGGCAGCCGCCTTGAGCATCGCGTACTCGCCGCTGACCTGGTAGGCGAAGGTCGGCACGCGAAATTCCTGCTTCACCCGGCGCACCACATCCAGGTACGGCATGCCCGGCTTGACCATCACCATGTCCGCGCCCTCTTCCAGGTCCAGCGCAATCTCGCGCATGGCCTCGTCGCTGTTGGCCGGGTCCATCTGATAGGTGGTCTTGTCGGCCTTGCCCAGATTGCCGGCGCTGCCGACCGCATCGCGGAACGGGCCGTAGAACGCCGAGGCGTACTTGGCCGAATACGCCATGATGCGCACGTTGAGATGGTCGTCGGCATCAAGCGCGCGACGGATCGCACCGATGCGGCCATCCATCATGTCCGAGGGCGAGATGATGTCCACACCCGCTTCGGCATGCGACAGCGATTGCCTGACCAGCGCGTCGACGGTGATCTCGTTGAGCACATAACCCTTGGCGTCGATGATGCCGTCCTGGCCGTGGGTGGTGTACGGGTCC
This genomic window contains:
- the hemB gene encoding porphobilinogen synthase, translating into MAHPHYRPRRMRHDAFSRRLMRENTLTTDDLIWPVFVHELSGRAPIASMPGVERLSLDELLREAENALELGIPVIDLFPVIDPAGKSLDAAEAWNPDGLAQRAVRALKARFPELGVMTDVALDPYTTHGQDGIIDAKGYVLNEITVDALVRQSLSHAEAGVDIISPSDMMDGRIGAIRRALDADDHLNVRIMAYSAKYASAFYGPFRDAVGSAGNLGKADKTTYQMDPANSDEAMREIALDLEEGADMVMVKPGMPYLDVVRRVKQEFRVPTFAYQVSGEYAMLKAAAANGWLDERRCVLEALMAFKRAGADGVLTYFAPQVARWLREG
- a CDS encoding TolB-like protein — translated: MQLRWTPLALAASLLFVPSASGLAEFGIEGMGVVSTPANEAHATLSPDGQRIVWASDRAGGPGGWDLWQAHLRGGRWQDAQPLPINTAQDEITPLFSADGRWLLFASSRPGGTGGSDLYRVPVDAQGGLGAVQSLGAAINSRGNERAPSLSLDGTHLLFASDGHGGAGGMDVLVARWDGRAFTAPAPLRDINTGADELDAAWLGDGRGLVWARGAVDGPSQLLLATCSNGHYAQDQALPLSFNGPQERTFGAVVDAAKPGELLVTGSARAPRAGQLDIYRMKAPAVEGDASCR
- a CDS encoding sulfite reductase flavoprotein subunit alpha encodes the protein MFKTVLFQLHWLLGITAGLVLSVMGVTGALMSFENEIVRLANPAIAQLAVRHAADERALPVDVLLQRLDLTPRDAGKQQAVTRMLIDPTGARPSTARLAGKGGGRVYFDPYTGERVAAPRLSGAFAFIEDLHRHLTAGKRGQAVTGACTLILLFFCASGLYLRWPRRWWSLRTWWAVEWRRQGRSFLWSLHAVFGTWCLLVYLLVALTGLTWSYDWYRDGMVALLGKEPAMRGDGGEHRPATVDFARVQRTLDGIPGTHHAALDLRVPTRAGQPMSVRFLPDRPDHDRAYDNLEIDAASGALLRRQDYAQLPRGQQWLVSMFPLHSGSFFGLPGRIVVMLASIGMSVFFISGWMLYLDRRRKKRELRAARVLLQGAPPASQAEPWLIAFASQSGFAERLAWQAAGHLQAAGLPVQVRALAQVDAPQLQATRHALLVISTFGDGEPPDAARGFERELLRQRIALPQLAYAVLALGDRQYAQFCGFSRRIEQWLDAQGARALFPAVEMDNADPQALAQWHAQLAQIAGAPVAAVALTRPRLTQWTLSARTHLNPGSEGAPIWRIDLQPSLQAHWQAGDILEVQPAHADAQVRACLAAWGLSPDALVHVDAQLLPLHQAAAERVLPPPPAAPPAPCPDPQAWLDACDWLPTRDYSLASVPADGVATAVVRLTARSDGSPGLGSGWLICHATMGAAVRARLRTNPGFHRVEAAPMVLIGNGTGIAGLRALLREAELAGVHGHWLLFGERQAAHDGLFADELQAWHARGHLQQLDRVFSRDQAHKRYVQHHLRETGDALRHWIDRGAVIHVCGSLDSMAREVDVTLRDLLGETRLESLTAAGRYRRDVY